In a single window of the Porites lutea chromosome 14, jaPorLute2.1, whole genome shotgun sequence genome:
- the LOC140924698 gene encoding dual specificity calcium/calmodulin-dependent 3',5'-cyclic nucleotide phosphodiesterase 1C-like isoform X4, with the protein MGAVMSGIMDVLTVRFNYVETTSRRRLREIMDQLDSGRSLSMNDMKHELGIAVAMLDKANTAAPGRDFRNSTSALSEIDEELESSFYSDDVNEEVREWIATTFARTTPGMRRKSLARRHTFRSVVQAVKASLYVKRIYQNMAEKSKFQVPEEVQVYYKTLDNWTFDPFKFNELTGGHTLRYLGHELFIRYDLMAKFKITTATLDRFLLAIEDGYKRPQNPYHNELHATDVTHSVHYFLSRVGLKHCMSDLEIFALLLSAIIHDVNHTGTTNLFHVNSRSELALLYNDRCVLENHHLCSAFKLLKSRELDILAGLTPEQYSGIRTLVVDMVLATDMSSHFEQLRAMKAALTVLGCQVEKSQALEFILHVADISNPAKDWDLHRQWTTRIMEEFFCQGDREMELGLPISPLCDRSVTFIPESQLGFIEFIVLPAFELCGEMMDILLETRISQAAVELGLEGSGGKERAWVAALAENRRKWKEQCQPLQKEGMGDARSSSNLSLASRRSSTGITEGRTDENRNKSPRNSKAFLTPIIS; encoded by the exons ATGGGAGCTGTAATGTCTGGAATTATGGACGTGCTGACAGTGCGGTTCAATTATGTGGAGACAACTTCAAGAAGAAG ATTGCGTGAAATTATGGATCAACTGGATTCAGGCAGATCTTTGTCAATGAACGATATGAAACACGAACTAGGGATTGCAGTCGCCATGTTGGACAAAGCAAATACGGCAGCCCCGGGAAGGGACTTCAG GAATTCCACAAGCGCCTTAAGTGAAATAGACGAGGAGCTTGAAAGTAGCTTTTACTCTGATGACGTCAATGAGGAGGTGCGGGAGTGGATTGCGACCACGTTTGCAAGGACAACTCCAGGCATGCGCAGAAAGAGTTTGGCCCGACGGCATACATTTCGAAGTGTAGTCCAGGCGGTAAAAGCTAGTTTGTACGTCAAAAG GATTTATCAAAATATGGCTGAAAAATCTAAATTTCAAGTTCCAGAGGAAGTACAAGTTTACTACAAG ACTTTAGACAACTGGACGTTCGATCCTTTCAAGTTTAACGAACTAACAGGAGGGCATACGCTTCGTTATCTTGGTCACGAACTTTTCATCCGCTATGATCTAATGGCAAAATTTAAG ATTACCACGGCAACACTGGACAGATTCTTACTAGCAATCGAGGACGGATATAAAAGACCCCAGAATCCGTACCACAACGAACTTCACGCGACTGATGTCACGCACTCGGTGCACTATTTTCTATCTCGTGTAGGTCTCAAG CATTGCATGAGTGACCTGGAGATTTTTGCGCTTCTTCTTTCCGCTATTATACATGACGTCAACCACACTGGAACTACAAATCTCTTTCATGTCAATTCAAG GTCTGAACTCGCTCTTTTGTATAATGATCGCTGTGTGCTGGAAAATCATCACTTGTGCTCTGCCTTCAAGCTATTAAAATCA AGGGAACTAGACATTCTTGCAGGTTTAACACCCGAGCAGTACAG CGGTATAAGAACACTTGTGGTCGACATGGTCCTAGCAACAGACATGTCTTCACATTTTGAACAGCTTCGAGCCATGAAAGCTGCGCTGACGGTGCTTGGATG tcAAGTAGAAAAGAGCCAGGCACTGGAATTCATTTTGCATGTGGCTGATATCAGTAATCCGGCGAAGGACTGGGATTTACATCGTCAATGGACGACACGTATTATGGAAGAATTCTTCTGCCAG GGAGACCGCGAGATGGAGCTGGGTTTACCCATTTCACCGCTTTGTGATCGTTCTGTTACCTTCATACCGGAGAGTCAGTTAG GATTTATCGAATTTATCGTGCTACCAGCGTTCGAATTGTGCGGCGAAATGATGGACATTTTACTGGAAACGAGGATTTCACAAGCCGCGGTTGAACTTGGCTTAGAGGGATCTGGGGGTAAGGAGAGGGCCTGGGTAGCGGCACTGGCGGAAAATCGACGGAAGTGGAAGGAGCAATGTCAACCTCTTCAAAAGG AAGGAATGGGTGATGCAAGGTCATCATCTAACCTCAGTTTGGCGAGTCGCCGCTCATCAACAGGTATAACTGAGGGAAGAACAGACGAGAACAGGAATAAAAGTCCAAGAAACAGTAAAGCTTTCTTGACGCCAATCATCTCCTAA